In the Glycine max cultivar Williams 82 chromosome 19, Glycine_max_v4.0, whole genome shotgun sequence genome, TATACATATGGGTTAATGCATTGTATTTTGTCATACATCCTTCACAccaaatatcaatataattttattattctggGCATTTCTATCCTCTCTTATTCCTTCCATACTTAAAAGTTACAATGATCAGTAGGAACAACTATCTCAAAACTTTGAGTGGTTACATGTAAGGCCAAGAGTGCTCTTGAACCAGTAACTATTGGGTCTTGTTAACCCTAAGGGAActaattaaggaattaaaaggGGAAAGGTTTTATTGGAAATCATATAGGAATGCATTTTGAAATCATAGGGGAACGTATTTTTACACATCCCAATACAAAACTTTCTCCTTTTACTTCCTTAACTAGTGCTCTAAGGGGCACTAGTTAGCATTTGCCATactattttagtaaaaattagAGGACATCTGTTGGATGGCTAGCAAACAATTATTGCAGCAGCTCAATAAATCAATCATGACGACAATTAATACAACAGTCAGTGGGGATTTGTGCTAGAACCACATTAATGCCCGACGCATTCCTCATTTCAAATGTTTAATTGATTTGGGACTTCAACTCTTTGTGGAAGAAAATGTTTAAATGATTGGTGCTGTGTCGCATGTTTCTCACTCTTagttttttagtcttttttccttctattcTTGGTTTAGTTCTCAAGGATTTTTACCCTCTTGCTTTTCTGCCTCTCTTTTCTATCTTAGGAAAAttctctttttattaaaaaaaaagtttgaaaatgCCTTCTAACATCCTTTACCCCACAGAATTTAACAGGCTTAAAGACTTAGTGAAAATTACACATGAATTATACTTATTCTTTAATTTGACATTGACGATGAAATGGTATTGATTACAGGAAATTAGGAATCAAATTACATACTCTTTTTGGAAAGCTCCCAACACATCTTTAGGAAGAGTATGGATGAGCCAGTTTGCCTCATTTAGCAAATGAGAAGGtgataaaaaattcaaagagtATCTACTAGGATGCTATAGTGAAAGCTCTTGTGtaattagagaaataaaataattcaattcacTACTATGCTTCGAGAGAATGCCAAAGAGTATCTACTCAGACACTGCAGTGGAAGTAGTAGACAACAAAAGTTCCTTTATTATGGATGCTTTATTCTGTCTCCACTTATGATAGGCAAAGCCAACTTGTTGAGTTCTTGCAATTGTTTGGCTCATTGAAACCCCTAGTCACTAGCGCTTACCTTTTTCTTCCCAATAGAAGCATAcacttaaaagataataatttgaatattattgTAACTCTCTATTTACAAAGAGTGAACACAAGACTTATTTATAAGCTTCCAACGACCAAATTATGGAAAGAAATACAATGGAACAAAATTTGTACAAATCAAATCTGCACTAATTACAGAAAAAAATCTGTGCTAATTACGTAATATATcacaacactccccctcaagctggtgAATATATATCTATCATTCCCAGCTTGTAAGTAAGGTCTTGAAGCTGCTCCGTGGGAAGTCCCTTGGTGAACATATTTGCCAACTAAAGCTTTGAAGGGATGTATTCGGTGGCTATAAGACCACTGTCCAATTTCTCCTTAATGAAATGTCGATCTATCTCTATGTGCTTTGTTGGATCATGTTGAATTGGATTGTGTGCAATGCTGATGGCGGACTTATTAACACAAACCAGTCCAATAGGagcttcatattttattttgaggtcATCAAGTATGATCTTCATCCATAACAACTCACAAACTCCTTGAGCCATAGCTCTAAATTCTGCTTCTGCACTTGATCTTGCAACCGCATTTTGCTTCTTACTCCTCCATGTTACAAAACTTCCACCCAAGAACATGTAGTATCCTGTGGTGGATCTCCTATCAACAATTTGATCCTGCATAGTCAGCATCAGTATATACTTTCATGGataaatttttctcttttttaaacaACAATCTCATTCCTAGAGAAGACTTCAAGTACTGAATGATCCTATTTACTGCCTGCAAATGTCTCTCTCTTGGGTCATGCATGAACTGACTAACCATAGTAACTGCATAGGCTATATCAGGCCTAGTGTGGGATAAGTAGATAAGTTTTCCCACAAATCTCTAGTACTGTGTCTTCTCTATCTTTGaattttcttcatcattttcaatcCAGTGATTTTGTTCTATGGGTGCTCCAGTGGTTTTACAACCCAACTCGCCAACTTCTTTGAGGAGATAAAGTATATATTTTCTCTGAGAAATGAAGATACCTTGCCTAGAGTATGCAACCTCTATCTCGAGGAAGTACTTTAGCTTCCTGAGATCCTTCATCTCAAATTGGGCAACCAACCTCTCCCTCAAGGTCTGTTTTTCAAGCTCATCATCGCCTGCAATAATTATATCATCGACATAGACCAAGAGCAAAGTAAGTTTATCATCTTGGGAGTGTTTTATAAAGAGAGTATGGTCACCTTGGCTTAGCTTGTACCCCAAAGATACCATAGCTTGAGTGAACCTATCAAACCATGCCCGAGGAGACAGAGCGAATGCCTCCTCATAATTGATCCCATAGGTTTGGGTGTATCCCTTTGCAACCAACCTCACCTTATACCGGTCCAATGTGCCATCAACCTGATATTTAACTGTATATATCCACCTACAACCCGTTGTCTTTTGGTCTTTCGGTCTCTCTACAATCTCCCAAATCTCATTCCTTTCCAATGCACCCATTTCTTCATTCACCGCTCGAACCCAGTTCTCATCCTTTAAGGCTTCTTGTACTGATGTAGGGATTCTAATAGAATCAATAGCTGAAATAAAACTCTGGTGCTGTAGAGAAAGATTTTTAGTAGACACAAATTGGGATATAGGATATTTGGCACAagatctttttccttttcttaaggCAATGAGCAAATCATCTAGGTTAGATTCACAAGAGGCATCTAAGGTGTCCTCAAGAGTATGAGTTCTTAACTCCGGTTCTGATGATTGAAGTTGTTGTTGGACCAGGTCGGATTTTTTCCTTCGCTGGTACTGGTTTCCAAAGCGTTTGTCCTCCTTATGTTGAACTGGTGATGATGCTGGTTTAGGGTCTTTGTCATCCTCCATAGGAGTGGAATCCTGTAACAAGAGAAAACATGACAACTCAGGGATCTCAGCTTCTAGACTACTCTCCCCCTGAAGCGAAGGACTAGTGAAGAAAGACTCTGTTTCATGAAAAGTGACATCCTTGGAAACAAACATGACAACTTTGAGGGTGATAGCATTTGTACACCTTTTTGTTTGAGGCATAACCTATGAAGACATATTTGCTAGCTCGAGGATCTAACTTTCCCCGATGAGGACCATGAACATGAACAAAGACAGGACATCCAAAGACACGACTCTGAAGACTGGTCATAAGGGGAACAGAAGGATAGTATGTGATCATGAGTCGAATAGGACTAACACCATTTAAAACACGAGAGGGTAATCTATTTATCAAGTAGCGGTTAGAACAACTTCCCCCCAGTAAGACTTAGGAATAGACATTTGGAAGAGTAAAGCTCTGCCAACCTCAAGGAGATGTCGATTTTTCCTTTCTGCAaccccattttgttgagggagATCCACACAAGTTAACTCATGAACAACATCATTATCTTTGAGGAAATTGGAAAGGTTTTGATTCACATACTCTCTCCTATTATCATAACGTAATCTTTTAATCGGGCTCCCAAATTGTGTTTAAATTATACAGTAAAAGTTTACAAACAATTGGAAAACTTTAGAGTTGTCTTTCATGAGAAATATCCAAGTAACCCAAGTGCAGTtatcaataaaagaaacaaaccaCATTGCAACAGAAATATTACTGATAGGTGCAGGTCCCCACACATCCGAATGAACAAGATTAGAAGGTTTAGAACTTTTATTAGTACTGGGAAGAAAAGTTGTTCAATGGTGTTTAACAAACTCACAAACATCACAATGAAAAGACTCGactgacatttttgtaaacaaaaaaggaaataaagacTTAAGGACACTGAACAAAGGATGACCCAGATGCCTGTGCTGAAGCCATATTTGGGAGGATGACCAAGGTTCTGAACTTGTTCGATGAGTGGAAGTGAGAACCTTCTGTCTGGTACACTCTTTATTGTCCTCATGCTGCAAGTAGTATAACTCGCCTTGCTCTTTAGCAATTCCAATCGTCCTCCCTGTGACAAGATCCTGAAAAACACAATGGGAGTGGAAAAATGTCACAACACAGTTTAAGTCCTAAGTGATTTTATGAATAGACAAGAGGTTATTAGATAGTTTGGGAACATGGAGCACATTGTTCAAATGAAGGGAAGATTGAAGTTGAATGTTACCGCAACCAGTAACGGGGGTATGAGAACCATTAGCGACGGTGATGTGTTGGTTATCAATTAAAATGGTGTAGGATGAAAAATAAGAGTGAGGTGTCATATGATCAATAGCACCAGAGTCTATATTCCAGATATTTGCAGTACCAGAAACATTAAAGGATAGGGAGCTAGAATTCTTACCTATCATGGTTAGGGAACAAGAGCTAGATGTCTAACTAAGAGAGTCCATAAGGGCCCGTAGACGTTCCAATTCTGTTTTGCTAAGAGTTGGGATCTCCTTTTCAGCCTATGGGATAGGTGTGTCTTCTACACCTTTGGAAGCAGACGTTGTTTATTAGCACACCTTTGTGTGGCACCTTTAAATCCTCCGACGCGCTCAAGTACCTTCTCCTTTCCATGAAGTCTAAAACATGTCTCCTTAGTATGACCTGGCTTCCTACAATAGCTGCACCAGCAATCATCACGGTTAGCCTTTGTGAGAGCTTTCccaaatgaagaggatgagccTTTTGTGGAACCCTTGCCAGTAGCTAAGGTTGAACCATCAATAGAACTGCCCCCTTCCAACATTACTAACCTCTGAGTTCTTCTCCTCGTACAATGTAGAACACCTCTGAGAGAGAAGGAAGATTTTCTTTGCCCAAAATCTGAATCCTAATCGGATCAAACTCAAAGTTCAGtccaaaaagaaatttaaagatTCTCATCCTTTCAATGCACTGTCAATGTGGCAGAATCAGCTGTGGACGTCATTTTCAAATCCTGATATTGATCCAACTCGATCCATAAACCATTCAACGTCCCATAGTAATCTGTTACTGAAAGACTCCCCTGTTTGGTATACAAAACCTTATTCTCTATTCCATAACATGCTGTAGTATCCTTCTTCATAGAATACGTTTGACTAAGATTCTCCCAAATCTCCTTAGTAGTGGAGAAGAACATACAGTTCCGACTAATTTCTTGGGTCATAGAATGCCATAACCAGGTCATGATAAGAGAGTCTGCATCATCCCAAGCTTCATAGTTAGGATCTATTTGGGCTGGAGGTTCTCCTTCTATGTGGTTCAACTTCTTTCGTCCCTTGAGAGTAGTGCGAACCAACTGGGCCCACGGGAGGTAGTTGTGCCCATCAAGTCGATACGAGCCTTGCAATGCCTGAAGGTCATTGGGATTGAGAAGAGGGATTGTCTTGTTTGTAGACATAATGGGAAGAGGAAAATCGCAGAAACAAGACAGAAAAAACGCAAAACGGTAACTGTAACCTTCTCGAGCCAGGGTTTCTTAACAGCCGCAAAAGGAGGCTGTTTTAGGGAAAAATAACCCCTGGAACAGAACCAGGGTGGGCCGGCAACCTATTATGTGGCGGCGCTGTCGAAAAAGATGGCCTGTACGGTGGCACGTGGCTTACACGTGTCGGAGACAAAAACGGCGAGTGGTGGCGCATCCGGCGGCGGTTGGCGGTGAAACTTCAGGGATGGGCTGATCTGGAGAAGGCACTTATCCTGGTGAGTTCTCTGGTCAGTTTCGCAGCGGCGGACAACGGCGAACGGTGGCTGATGACGGCGGAAGGTGGCTGACGGCAACGGATGACGACCAATGGTATATGCAGTGACTGGGCACTAAAACAGTATCAACTACAGCAATGAAGGCTGCCTGGAAAAATGCAGAAGCAGAGCCCCCTAGATCgggagctctgataccaacttgaaagataataatttgaatattattgTAATTCTCTATTTACAAAGAGTGAATACAAGACTTATTTATAAGCTGTCAGCAACCTAATTAAGGAAATAAATACAATGGAACAAAATCTTTACAAATCAAATTTGTACTAATTACAGAATAAAAATTGTGCTAATTATGGAATGTATCACAACACattcaattcattaaggaaGAGCCTTAATCACTAGCTACACAAATGCACTTTAGATTCTTTCAATTGCCACTCAAAGTAGTATACACAAATGTGATGTTGTTAAAATCAAATGCTAAAAAACTGATCAGCCTTGTGTGTTAGAACAAAGCTTGAAGAGCTTGAAGCCCCTAGTTTAGTTTTGGTTTGATAATTTTGCAATACCTAACATGTTTTGATAGATGAGACATTTGTATTGAATGTTTTAGACTAGGCATGTGTGTGATatagtttttaatctttttcatgCTTAGTGTTTGATCAGTTAAGAAGTAGATGAAGATTTCTTTGTCTTTAAGTTTTTTAAGAACTCAATTCTACTTGAAATTTGGCTAGCAACATCGAATTAATCGATGGTCTTCATTTGGTAATCAACTGCCCAAGCCAGTTTCAGAAGAAGGAAGGTTCTACAGCTTAGGATAATCAATTACCCcatatgataatcgattacccagCTCTTGGAAACAAAGAGAAACTCTCTGTGTGAATCGATAATCGATTATCCagtcaacacaaaaaaaaactgaaattctcagattgaaacaaattaatcaattaccctttctgataatcgattaaccTGTTTCTGGAATTGTAGAACAAAAGGGATTTTGACGAATTAATCGAGTACCTGTTTTTATAATCGATTAGATTTGTTTTAAcagacaaaatttataaatactcCAACAGTTTTCTTTTTACGAGACTCTTGATTTGTTCAGTTTAagagaaaaacattttcaaGAGAGTTCTAAAAAGGAATAGCACTGCAATAAGTCTGAAGATtgacattgataaaaaaatcactcaTTTTACAATCATGAATTGATCAACTTGTGAAGACATATTGAAGATCAAAGATTTACACATTTCAGGTGTATTCAATCCTTATCTTTTAGTCTTTTAAGAGTGTTGTTCTTGGTTAGAGTTACTAGGGGTGTTGGAGAATTGGTAGGGTTTCAATtttggatcttttcttgtaggGTTCAAGAGAAAGATTTGTTTTCTATTAGAGAATTGTGTGTGCATAGTGTTTGTATTAGTGTTCTCTATATAGTGGATGTTCTAAGAGGACTTAGAACAAACTAGATGTAGGTTCGGATTGGACTGAACTAGTATAAACTCTTATGTGATTCTCTTATTCTCTATAACTCTTAGTTTTGTAATCATATTGGGAGTGAAATAGATTTCAAAGGGTCATCATAAaagtttctattttctaaaGATCTTTTGAAGAAACTTTGATTGATTTAAAGAATTGTTTTTAATCGATATTAAGAACGATTTGGTAAAGATTTTGAAAGAGTCTACTTAACCCCTCTTTTAAATTCTCAGCCTGATCCAACATTGTGTTCCAGGAATTAGCAGCCATACGCTCAAAGCTCATATAACTACCCTTTTTCAGTAACATGCTACTTACGTTATTTTTCCTGGTGAGAAgttaaaggaaaacaaaataataacttCATGAACATAAACACAAGTACCCCATTATAAAAGCACCAATTGACACTCAAAATTTGGCAATAAAAACCAAACCTTAGCTTTTATAGAGTTTTGACATTCTGTCATAACTTCTCGTCATCTGAACTGGCATAAATTCATAAGCCATCTTTTTGGCCAGAATTGGATTTAATGGAATGACTAGAGAAACTACCCTCCTAATGTAACTCATTCTTGTATTGATGTAAATGAATTCATGACATTGGACTAGTTAAGATATAGGACCATtcacaaacaataaaaaaaagatgaactTACAGAACTGAAGCATAGAGAACACATTTAAGATATTGTTTACAGAAAGAAAAACAGTGTCTACATTAAGCTGCAAACCTATTAACTCATTAGGACGGAAAATGTTAACAAGTTGATGGTAGGCatttggaaataaaataatcacatgATTAAGGCACAGTTTTGGTAGTAAAATAATTTACCGAAATAAATTCATCTATTAGTACTAGATTCAAGAAAATAACTAATCGAACACATTGATAGCATAATGCCAAATGTCCTGAAATTCATTCACCTAATGATACAAGCTATTGACACAAACAACAATCCTTGATCCTTTAAatcaatagaaattaaattgttttgaatattataataataacttcaagaattaaatttttaaataaaacttcaaatGCAAAACTCTAACTTCTTTATGGTCAAACTCAAACAGAAATCACTTTATGTACTCCAAAATGTGCACTGTCAAGCTGTTTTCTTGGCCTTGCCTAAATAGCACTGAgacattttgttatttgtacaGAGAAAGGAAGGCACCAAAGAGGttcaaattaagaaattaagaagTTATATTGGCATTAGCATATCATATGAAGGGAACCCCTCATAAACAATGAACCATATATCCTGCTATATGTGTTCCTCACTAAATCGGTATTAGAAAAAAAGGTCACCAAATGCTATAAAAAGGGTCAAAAGATGAGACAAAAAACAGTCAAGAAGGAAAATTCAGCACATGAACAGGCATGACATCCACAAccaaaaaattaagcaaaatgtattgcaagaaaaataatatatggagaTTAATCAAAGTTAATAGAGTAAAAGAAAGTCATGTGAAGACCAATATTGAGAACAATACCTTTTAAAAGTGCTACAGCAAGGACCTCAAGCAGTAGTGAAGTTAATATGGAGAACACAATAAAGACCTGCATAAAGGGCAACCACAAATATTTGAAACCACATACAAGGTACAGAAAAACATCTCTCCCCATCTACTGTGTGCATATGCATTCGTAAGGTTGTTGTGCAGTGGCGAACCAATGATGGACGTAGATAtggtattttaaaaatgaacatAATAGCACTGACAATGCAACAAGGCACATGTTGATGATGGATAGGCGGCTATTTTGAACAGGGGGAAATGTTGCAAATCAATCTAACTAATCATAtgccttattttttaaatagccAGAACTTGGTTTCAAAAATATATCTAGAGAGGGCACATAAACTCCTGAATACAAActtacaaaatacaaattacTTACTGAGTATTTATTGGAACCTATCTGTCTCTCAAAGACCCTGAAGTAATATAGAAGATACAATCCAAACATCAACTCTGGTGTTGACGAGAAGGAAAATATGGAAATGATCAACTTCCAAAGGCGAAGCTTTCCAAAAATATCCTgccaaaaagagaaaagaatggGTTAGACTACATAGCTAATGGAGATATCAGGTTGGTTTGGCAGTAAAGAGAGAAGGGACGGAGGGATAGGCCATGGATTCGAATCCTCccgctaacaaaaactaacaaattaacaactaacatttgcggattaagaaaaaaagactaCATAGCTAATGCACAATAAGTTCACATCTGCGCAATAAATAACACAGTTCCAGTGTTTCTAGTGTTTAAATATTCCAGAAGGGCAAATAATGAATAAGTAATATTTATTCTCCCACCAGATTTGTTCATTAATGGCATTATCCCTAACTACAATTGCAAGAGAAATAACGAAATGAATCTGCAGCTCAATTTTAAATCAATGTAGGTTTTACCACATGGATCAATCCTATAAAGCCTTATCATACCAAATTGACATATCATGCCAggcaattttaaataaatccaAATCATTACCTAAAAAAAGGGATTCAAACTAATTAaggatcaaaatcaaaatctcaaaaacaaatgacaattcACTCCTTAAGTCCTAAACACACATGAATATCACACACAAAACCCAGTTCAACGTTCTTAAAACAACACATTGTGCCTGATCACCaattattacataaaataaaaaggaacggaaaattaaaaagaaaagacaaaaaggGGTACCTGATACGACAACCCCAGAGTGCTGAAACGGCCTTGGATCCCAAAGAAGATTGTGAAAAGCGCCGAAGTGATGATGAAAGCCCTTGTGACGGGAGCATTTGCTGCGAACACATAACAAAGCATTTGAACATCATAAAAACGAATCAAAAGGGGAAAAACTTTGACACAAAAGAGACAAAGGGGGTGTGAAAAATGAACACCCCAGATGATTATTTGGCTCGGGAAAGAGAATTGACGCACTGAAACCAGATGGGCCTCCGTTCATCTTCGCAGTGAAGCAGAAAGCAACGAACTCTTCTTCAGAGTTTTTCTgggttttctttttttcgtGGCCTTCTCTTCGCTGTTAGGATTGCTTCTTGTTTGAGTTTTTCCACGGTTTGGTATATAttgaatcaaattattttaatcatttaattaaattttaataagtaatggaaaagaaaataaaagtgaatGACTCCTTTGGAATCTTCTGTTCCGTCTAACTGCCTCTTTGGTCGGAGTTAGGCCACTTATGtaattttcattcatttattttttttaaataaaataagtaattttagtgtacttattttataataattaagacatttttttttatttttaaaagaattataattttaattcttctattttttaattaagatatttcattttctattttaaaaaagattgtaATTTTAGTATCTCATCAATTTTAGACTTgatcctatattttttttaattttttaataaattaaatttgtagtaattaaataatttaaacaaaacaatTGTCATGTGAATAATAAATAGATATGTGTTGGTAGTATTTACAAaatacatggatcaacttctcAAATTGAtcacaagaaataaaattatgaattttttaaaaataaaagataaaatgtctcaattaaaaaattgtattaaaattaagaactttttaaagatgaagaatgaaacgtctcaattaaaaaattgaaagactaGAATAACTGATTTGAAAAAATAGGATGATAAAATTACAttctaatcttttttttaagtacAATATCAACTAAGAGAAATGTCAAGACATGGTTTCTGGTGCTCTCTTTTGAATACTATATTAaatgagaaagaagaaaacctaccaaaattaatattttctaataaattctATCCAATCATAAAGAGTATaagagaaaatattattaaccTTTTTCATCAACTAATCAAGTAAACACAACccgtttttatatattttaaaattttcaaatctttaaaaaaaattgtattttttagtaTCTATTCTTATATTATAACACTAGTTAAACTAAAGttatatacaaaataatattatgtgtACATcttgttgttaatttttattagactattttattattaagttataatattcaaagaataatttaacattaaattataattttttataaccattttgacaataaattataaagttttgaattaatttcACATTAAATTATACAGGATGTAATTATCGTATTTTTTAAACATACGAGGACTAATAGCATGTTTGGATTTGTGTTTTCCAACCACATCCAATACCAAATTCACATCAAGTAAGCCAAACTAACATGGAagctataaaaaattgtttcaacaTGATATGGATCACACGAAGGTGATGCCAATTCAAACATGCATAAATCAAATAagaattttcattcttttaagtattaaattatcatcattttacacttttagAAACAAAAGTCACCATTTatcctaaattttataatattttattttcattattcattgTTTACCAAACAGTAGAATACAAAAATTGTCTTGTgacttaaacatttattttgtattatttgtgTTTCTTGTATCATAAGATGTATTATTAAACGCATCCTAAAAGTaaagatatttataaatttaaggaGCTGACATCTTACCACAATTGTTTTTCATATGTATAAGTTTGGGATCAAAACCTTAATCAtactatcaaaaaataaaattaattgtcaacCATATCATATATCATGTTAGTAATCAAGCTTATAGATATGTacgtatatattttt is a window encoding:
- the LOC100805217 gene encoding uncharacterized protein isoform X1; amino-acid sequence: MPQTKRCTNAITLKVVMFVSKDVTFHETESFFTSPSLQGESSLEAEIPELSCFLLLQDSTPMEDDKDPKPASSPVQHKEDKRFGNQYQRRKKSDLVQQQLQSSEPELRTHTLEDTLDASCESNLDDLLIALRKGKRSCAKYPISQFVSTKNLSLQHQSFISAIDSIRIPTSVQEALKDENWVRAVNEEMGALERNEIWEIVERPKDQKTTGCRWIYTVKYQVDGTLDRYKVRLVAKGYTQTYGINYEEAFALSPRAWFDRFTQAMVSLGYKLSQGDHTLFIKHSQDDKLTLLLVYVDDIIIAGDDELEKQTLRERLVAQFEMKDLRKLKYFLEIEVAYSRQGIFISQRKYILYLLKEVGELGCKTTGAPIEQNHWIENDEENSKIEKTQY